A single region of the Polyangiaceae bacterium genome encodes:
- a CDS encoding NADH-quinone oxidoreductase subunit I, protein MGYLLDSVRSLSMTLKNAFRKPTTVHYPAVKRERAERYRNTFALLHDSTGDEACVGCLQCERICPSQVITVIAEKKESPVSGKRRGYAKDFTLDLNACIFCELCVQVCPTDAIVMTRLPEEPGYTREALCLTMDKLYANETGKPLAWGTATKLMEMQDPKRGQPPPEPKAKPAPKPKAEAPKADAPKADAPKADAPKADAPKVDATKPDAPKSDAPEADGT, encoded by the coding sequence ATGGGCTACCTGCTGGACAGCGTGCGTTCGTTGAGCATGACGCTCAAGAACGCGTTCCGAAAGCCGACGACGGTCCACTACCCCGCCGTCAAGCGGGAGCGCGCCGAGCGCTACCGCAACACCTTCGCGCTGCTCCACGACAGCACCGGTGACGAAGCCTGCGTCGGCTGTCTGCAGTGCGAGCGCATCTGCCCTTCTCAAGTGATCACGGTGATCGCGGAGAAGAAAGAAAGCCCCGTCTCCGGCAAGCGCCGCGGCTACGCCAAGGACTTCACGCTGGATCTGAACGCTTGCATCTTCTGTGAGCTGTGCGTGCAGGTGTGTCCCACGGACGCCATCGTGATGACGCGCCTTCCCGAGGAGCCCGGCTACACCCGCGAGGCCCTGTGCCTCACGATGGACAAGCTGTACGCCAACGAGACAGGCAAGCCGCTGGCCTGGGGCACGGCCACCAAGCTAATGGAGATGCAGGATCCCAAGCGCGGCCAACCGCCACCCGAGCCCAAGGCAAAGCCCGCCCCGAAGCCGAAGGCGGAAGCTCCGAAGGCCGACGCTCCGAAGGCCGACGCTCCGAAGGCCGACGCTCCGAAGGCCGACGCTCCGAAGGTTGACGCGACCAAGCCCGACGCTCCGAAGTCCGACGCACCCGAAGCCGACGGCACCTGA
- a CDS encoding Uma2 family endonuclease, producing the protein MSVAEQIPRISFEEFLRLERLNTSKHEWLDGIVYMMAGGTFEHGRLVDNVLVAFRQRLAGRQCTPYSGNFLIRTPGGLGAYPDVMVFCDAIVGDPADPERAATNPTLLVEVLSDSTEDYDRGEKFENYKTIPSFTEYVLVNQNERKVEVFSKRDGWSPRVASSGESLTLDAIGIVVAIDEIYA; encoded by the coding sequence GTGAGCGTCGCCGAGCAGATTCCGCGCATCTCTTTCGAGGAGTTCCTTCGTCTCGAACGACTGAATACCTCGAAACACGAGTGGCTCGACGGGATCGTCTACATGATGGCCGGAGGCACCTTCGAGCATGGGCGCCTCGTTGACAACGTTCTGGTCGCGTTCCGGCAGCGCCTCGCCGGACGACAATGCACTCCCTACTCGGGCAATTTCCTGATCCGTACACCGGGCGGACTCGGGGCGTATCCAGACGTCATGGTCTTTTGCGATGCCATCGTCGGCGACCCAGCCGATCCCGAGCGCGCCGCTACGAATCCGACGCTGCTCGTCGAGGTGCTTTCGGACAGCACCGAAGACTACGACCGCGGAGAGAAGTTCGAGAACTACAAGACGATCCCGTCTTTCACCGAGTACGTGCTGGTCAACCAGAACGAACGAAAGGTCGAGGTCTTCTCCAAGCGAGACGGTTGGAGTCCCCGGGTGGCAAGCAGCGGAGAGTCGCTGACCCTGGACGCGATCGGCATAGTGGTCGCCATAGACGAGATCTACGCTTGA
- a CDS encoding peptidyl-prolyl cis-trans isomerase — MSTSVTLDTNHGSITLELDESGAPQTVRNFLAYVDAGHYDGTIFHRVIDGFMIQGGGYSEALEKKPTRPPVQNEANNGVKNTRGTVAMARTSDPHSATAQFFINVSDNAALDHTAPAGPGWGYAVFGRVSEGMDVVDRIKSVRTGSSGPFAKDAPLEPVVIRSARRA, encoded by the coding sequence ATGAGCACCAGCGTCACCCTCGACACCAATCACGGCAGCATCACCCTCGAGCTCGACGAGAGCGGTGCTCCCCAGACCGTTCGGAACTTCCTCGCCTACGTCGATGCCGGCCACTACGACGGCACCATCTTTCATCGGGTGATCGACGGTTTCATGATTCAGGGCGGCGGTTACAGCGAAGCCCTGGAGAAGAAGCCGACCCGTCCGCCCGTACAGAACGAGGCGAACAACGGCGTGAAGAACACGCGGGGAACCGTGGCCATGGCGCGCACCTCGGATCCGCACTCCGCCACCGCCCAGTTCTTCATCAACGTGTCGGACAACGCCGCCCTCGATCACACGGCGCCCGCGGGTCCCGGTTGGGGTTACGCCGTCTTCGGCCGAGTGTCGGAGGGTATGGACGTCGTCGACCGCATCAAGTCCGTCCGCACCGGGTCGTCCGGGCCGTTCGCCAAGGACGCGCCCCTCGAGCCCGTCGTGATCCGCTCCGCCCGCCGGGCATAG
- a CDS encoding right-handed parallel beta-helix repeat-containing protein, translating to MKKLGMCVLLALALGLAACSDSDQTPATGGPGGTAGQSGSGGSGGAGATGGGAGAAGTGGAAGMGGTAGSGGSSGGGSLGEAGLVPNYDPYTLPVDAIHVDPTNAADSAQDGSLAHPYDSFGKLSFSDGAVVVVKRGTTIDIDVLEIKANGVTLGAYGTGDAPVIHSTAVAAGSNKYAVYTGDKHDIVVRDLEIYAPDATSLLRFQGGSNVRVVNCKLHGAYWGVRTFSIDGFKLENSEIYDILEDGVFVQGVTNIEIAHLYVHDVNQNWKPPYTSQADAGGDGVQFDSCNKWHVHHNVIDRTNSANKFCFISNNPNQDDGVFEYNVLSGPRTTGGDGGASIYLHDGNGLVIRYNLVQAPTPSPFYSHAEGLKIYGNVFTGASGSLFASGSAEVLNNLFFDQSGGVSGGAITAQNNIFSLAGGSTFDVQSLTEDHNLLTSGTPGSGSFLGDPKLVAPTQGDFHLGAGSDAIDKGADVGLSEDLDGVSLPQGGGFDIGPYEYVP from the coding sequence ATGAAGAAGTTGGGGATGTGCGTGCTGCTCGCGCTCGCGCTGGGCCTCGCGGCCTGCTCGGATTCCGATCAAACACCGGCGACCGGCGGTCCTGGAGGCACGGCGGGCCAGAGTGGCAGCGGCGGCTCGGGCGGAGCAGGAGCCACCGGCGGCGGCGCTGGCGCCGCGGGGACAGGCGGCGCTGCCGGCATGGGCGGCACGGCGGGAAGCGGCGGCAGCTCTGGCGGCGGATCCCTCGGGGAAGCGGGCCTGGTTCCCAACTACGATCCGTACACGCTCCCGGTAGATGCCATCCACGTGGACCCCACGAACGCCGCGGACTCGGCACAAGACGGCTCCCTCGCGCATCCCTACGATTCCTTCGGCAAGCTCAGCTTCAGTGACGGCGCGGTGGTCGTCGTGAAGCGCGGGACGACCATCGACATCGACGTTCTGGAGATCAAGGCCAACGGCGTGACCCTGGGCGCCTACGGAACCGGCGACGCTCCAGTGATCCACTCGACGGCCGTCGCCGCGGGTAGCAACAAGTACGCCGTGTACACCGGCGACAAGCACGACATCGTGGTGCGCGATCTCGAGATCTACGCGCCCGACGCGACGAGCCTCTTGCGCTTTCAGGGCGGCAGCAACGTGCGCGTGGTGAACTGCAAGCTCCACGGCGCGTACTGGGGCGTGCGGACCTTCAGCATAGACGGCTTCAAGCTGGAAAACTCCGAGATCTACGACATCTTGGAAGACGGCGTGTTCGTCCAAGGGGTCACCAACATCGAGATCGCCCACCTGTACGTGCACGACGTGAACCAGAACTGGAAGCCGCCCTACACCTCCCAGGCCGATGCTGGTGGGGACGGCGTGCAGTTCGATAGCTGCAACAAGTGGCACGTGCACCACAACGTGATCGACCGCACCAACAGCGCCAACAAGTTCTGCTTCATCAGCAACAACCCGAACCAGGACGACGGCGTCTTCGAATACAACGTGCTCAGCGGCCCGCGCACGACCGGCGGAGACGGCGGCGCCTCGATCTACCTGCACGATGGCAACGGCCTCGTGATCCGATACAACCTGGTGCAAGCGCCCACGCCGAGCCCGTTCTACTCCCACGCCGAAGGGCTGAAGATCTACGGCAACGTGTTCACCGGCGCCTCCGGCAGCCTATTTGCCAGCGGCTCCGCCGAGGTGCTGAACAACCTCTTCTTCGATCAGAGCGGTGGCGTGAGCGGCGGCGCCATCACGGCGCAGAACAACATCTTCTCCCTCGCAGGCGGCTCGACCTTCGACGTCCAGAGCCTGACGGAGGATCACAATCTGCTCACCAGCGGTACGCCGGGCTCGGGATCCTTCCTGGGAGATCCGAAGCTCGTGGCTCCGACCCAGGGGGACTTCCACCTGGGAGCCGGCTCCGACGCCATCGACAAGGGTGCAGACGTGGGCCTGTCGGAAGATCTCGACGGCGTCTCGCTGCCCCAGGGCGGCGGCTTCGACATCGGGCCGTACGAATACGTGCCCTGA
- a CDS encoding AraC family transcriptional regulator ligand-binding domain-containing protein, with translation MRSKVVPLILAHVAECGADAVALANAQRIPEACREASTWTLDAPAVAVERVVALASAAAELLRDDFFGFTLADALPRGAFGAQEYAIRNAPTVGEAALRLVRYQRLTNDSIEWTTELDADTAALAQRVPGRAGLGRHLDEFLLATALRFAREIAATPLSPIRVRLPGSVDPRRRSELAHRFGTRELVPQASDGALVFSREIWTVPVPQADAALSPIIEAYAAQLMPPEDPASGWQARVRDFLRRQLSGGAPTLEQCARAIGMTPRSLQRRLDEANTNYRAVTDQLRREEALRLVQHSDLGLEEISFLLGYSDRRAFVRAFQRWTGASPSSFRKRD, from the coding sequence ATGCGCTCCAAAGTAGTGCCGCTGATCCTGGCTCACGTCGCCGAGTGCGGCGCGGACGCGGTAGCCCTGGCCAACGCACAGCGGATCCCGGAAGCCTGTCGCGAGGCGAGCACGTGGACGCTCGACGCACCCGCCGTCGCGGTGGAGCGCGTCGTTGCGCTTGCGAGCGCTGCGGCAGAGTTGCTGCGGGACGACTTCTTCGGCTTCACGCTGGCGGACGCCTTGCCGCGCGGCGCTTTCGGCGCCCAGGAGTACGCCATCCGCAACGCACCGACGGTGGGCGAAGCCGCACTGCGACTGGTGCGTTACCAGCGACTGACCAACGACAGCATCGAGTGGACAACCGAGCTCGACGCCGACACCGCCGCCCTCGCTCAACGGGTCCCCGGGCGGGCCGGTCTCGGGCGTCACCTCGACGAGTTCTTGCTGGCGACGGCGCTCCGCTTCGCCCGCGAGATCGCGGCCACCCCGCTGTCACCGATCCGCGTGCGACTTCCGGGGTCCGTCGACCCCCGTCGCCGCAGCGAGCTCGCGCATCGCTTCGGCACGCGGGAGCTCGTGCCCCAAGCATCGGACGGTGCGTTGGTCTTCTCCCGCGAAATCTGGACCGTGCCGGTGCCCCAAGCGGACGCCGCGCTGTCGCCCATCATCGAGGCCTACGCTGCCCAGCTCATGCCGCCGGAGGATCCCGCCAGCGGCTGGCAAGCGCGGGTGCGCGACTTCCTCCGCAGGCAGCTGTCCGGCGGCGCGCCCACCCTGGAGCAATGCGCCCGCGCCATCGGCATGACGCCGCGTTCGCTCCAGCGCCGATTGGACGAGGCAAACACCAACTACCGTGCCGTCACCGACCAGCTCCGCAGGGAAGAAGCGCTGCGCCTGGTGCAGCACAGCGATTTGGGCCTGGAGGAAATCTCCTTCTTGTTGGGCTACTCCGACCGGCGGGCCTTCGTGCGGGCGTTCCAGCGCTGGACCGGCGCCTCGCCGAGCAGCTTCCGCAAGCGTGACTGA
- a CDS encoding NADH-quinone oxidoreductase subunit J yields MEQVGFGIIAACLLGSALFVVSSRNLVHSVLWLALTLVSTAALYVFLNAPFLAGIQILLYTGGVITLMLFGVMLTRRDERVTIENETTPERRLPAVLTAAALFGIVASATYRTDGLPAEPGAPAPTEEIGRSFLTEHLLAFEVLSILLLAAMIGAIVLARRADPARRSLPTRRREA; encoded by the coding sequence ATGGAACAAGTCGGTTTCGGCATCATCGCGGCCTGCCTACTGGGCTCGGCGCTGTTCGTCGTCTCGAGCAGGAATCTCGTCCACTCCGTGCTGTGGCTCGCCCTCACCCTGGTGAGCACCGCTGCGCTGTACGTGTTCTTGAACGCCCCGTTCCTCGCGGGCATCCAGATCCTGCTGTACACCGGCGGCGTCATCACCTTGATGCTGTTCGGTGTGATGCTCACCCGGCGGGACGAGCGGGTGACGATCGAGAACGAGACCACGCCGGAACGGCGGCTCCCCGCCGTTCTCACGGCGGCGGCCCTGTTCGGCATCGTGGCGTCCGCTACCTACCGGACGGATGGCCTGCCCGCCGAGCCCGGAGCCCCCGCTCCCACGGAGGAGATCGGCCGGTCGTTCCTCACCGAGCACCTGCTGGCCTTCGAGGTGCTGAGCATCCTGCTGCTGGCCGCCATGATCGGCGCCATCGTGCTGGCGCGTCGGGCAGATCCAGCGCGCCGCAGCTTGCCCACCCGGCGGAGGGAGGCCTGA
- the nuoK gene encoding NADH-quinone oxidoreductase subunit NuoK, protein MPLTPFLLLSTALFSIGVYGVLSRRNAVGLLLSVELMANAVNINFVAFSRYHGGHLGQVFAVFAIALTVAEVVVGLALVILLFRTKKDVRVDEANALRH, encoded by the coding sequence ATGCCGCTCACGCCCTTCTTGCTGCTATCCACCGCGCTGTTCTCCATCGGCGTGTACGGAGTGCTCTCGCGTCGTAACGCGGTGGGGCTGCTGCTCAGCGTGGAGCTGATGGCCAACGCGGTGAACATCAATTTCGTGGCATTTTCCCGCTATCACGGCGGTCACCTGGGGCAGGTGTTCGCGGTCTTCGCCATCGCCCTGACGGTGGCCGAGGTGGTGGTGGGGCTGGCCCTCGTGATCTTGCTCTTCCGCACGAAGAAAGACGTGCGCGTGGACGAAGCCAACGCCCTGAGGCACTGA
- the nuoL gene encoding NADH-quinone oxidoreductase subunit L gives MPTTTPLTLALVALFVPVGAAALIGLVVPLRRAGKPAAYLAVAAAIVSLGAALSLFQNQLVHPHDAFLHTTPWLPGVGHAVAEVGIRLDGISVPMLVVVTGVATMVQVFSLGYMAEEPMPAFGRYFGYHSLFIFSMNLLVLAPNLLQLFLGWELVGLTSYLLIGFYWTKPSAARAAVKAFWVTKFADMGLVLGLVTLYRMTGGFDWNASLSIPAATMVSLLLFVAVMGKSAQFPLHVWLPDAMEGPTPVSALLHAATMVAAGVYLIVRANPLFAAAPGTQMVMLWVGSFTALFAAVIAVVQTDIKKVLAYSTCSQLGYMIAALGAGSLMAGYFHLTTHAFFKALLFLGAGSVIHAVHSNELRDMGGLAKKMKLTAVTFVVGALALAGFPGFSGFFSKDLILEALYEKQLWGPLALLMIAAFLTAFYMGRVVFLAFFGKPSEPAEHAHESGPSMALPLAILAALALGAGFFGHEVAEMYGVEYEFHLGAVGMTASALGIAGILLSWLMYGKRAVSEASFAFLSPLGRLARGSLVDDAYQVLFRRGFLGVAGLIGWFDRYVIDGFMNLLAWAAIVGGRRLRRMQTGNVQDYVYAVIAGAVALTAWGLFR, from the coding sequence ATGCCCACGACGACTCCCCTCACCCTCGCTCTGGTGGCGCTCTTCGTTCCCGTCGGCGCCGCAGCCCTGATCGGGCTGGTGGTGCCGCTGCGCCGCGCCGGAAAGCCTGCCGCCTACCTGGCCGTTGCCGCCGCCATCGTGTCGCTGGGCGCCGCCCTCTCGCTGTTCCAAAACCAGCTCGTCCATCCGCACGACGCCTTCTTGCACACCACGCCGTGGCTGCCGGGCGTGGGGCACGCGGTGGCCGAGGTCGGCATCCGGCTCGACGGCATCAGCGTCCCGATGCTCGTGGTCGTCACCGGCGTGGCCACCATGGTGCAGGTCTTCAGCCTCGGCTACATGGCCGAGGAGCCGATGCCCGCCTTCGGGCGCTACTTCGGCTACCACTCGCTGTTCATCTTCAGCATGAACCTGTTGGTGTTGGCGCCGAACCTGCTCCAGCTGTTCCTCGGCTGGGAGCTCGTGGGCCTCACCAGCTACTTGTTGATCGGCTTCTACTGGACCAAACCCAGCGCCGCGCGGGCGGCGGTGAAGGCCTTTTGGGTCACGAAATTCGCGGATATGGGCCTGGTCTTGGGCCTGGTCACGCTGTACCGCATGACCGGCGGCTTCGACTGGAACGCCTCCCTCTCGATCCCTGCCGCCACCATGGTGAGCCTGCTGCTGTTCGTGGCGGTCATGGGCAAGAGCGCCCAGTTCCCGCTGCACGTGTGGTTGCCGGACGCAATGGAAGGCCCGACGCCGGTGAGCGCGCTGCTGCACGCCGCCACCATGGTCGCCGCCGGTGTGTATCTCATCGTGCGGGCCAACCCCCTGTTCGCCGCCGCACCGGGCACGCAGATGGTCATGCTCTGGGTCGGTTCCTTCACCGCGCTGTTCGCCGCCGTCATCGCGGTGGTCCAGACGGACATCAAGAAGGTGCTCGCCTACTCCACCTGCTCCCAGCTCGGCTACATGATCGCCGCCCTGGGCGCCGGCTCGCTGATGGCCGGCTACTTTCATTTGACCACCCACGCCTTCTTCAAGGCGCTGCTCTTCCTCGGAGCCGGCAGCGTGATCCACGCCGTGCACTCCAACGAGCTCCGGGACATGGGCGGGCTCGCCAAGAAGATGAAGCTCACCGCGGTGACCTTCGTGGTCGGTGCCCTGGCCCTGGCCGGCTTCCCGGGCTTCTCCGGATTCTTCAGCAAGGATCTGATCCTGGAGGCGCTGTACGAAAAGCAGCTCTGGGGACCGCTGGCCCTGCTCATGATCGCCGCCTTCTTGACGGCCTTCTACATGGGTCGCGTGGTGTTCTTGGCGTTCTTCGGCAAGCCGAGTGAGCCGGCGGAGCACGCCCACGAGAGCGGCCCGAGCATGGCGCTGCCCCTCGCGATCTTGGCGGCGCTGGCCCTGGGCGCCGGCTTCTTCGGGCACGAGGTGGCGGAGATGTACGGTGTGGAATACGAGTTCCACCTCGGTGCCGTCGGCATGACCGCCAGCGCCCTCGGCATCGCCGGCATCCTCCTGAGCTGGCTGATGTACGGCAAGCGCGCCGTCAGCGAGGCGAGCTTCGCGTTCTTGTCTCCGCTCGGACGCCTCGCCCGCGGCAGCCTGGTGGACGACGCCTACCAGGTGCTCTTCCGTCGCGGCTTCCTCGGCGTCGCGGGCCTCATCGGCTGGTTCGATCGCTACGTCATCGACGGTTTCATGAACCTCTTGGCCTGGGCCGCCATCGTTGGCGGCCGCCGCCTGCGCCGCATGCAGACGGGCAACGTGCAGGACTACGTGTACGCCGTGATCGCAGGCGCCGTGGCGCTCACCGCCTGGGGGCTGTTCCGATGA
- a CDS encoding NADH-quinone oxidoreductase subunit M, with product MNLPLLSIIVAAPFVAGVLLLFVPSRVLGAVRAISLLGAAISLTGSIQVARLYDMTAGGLQLRESYPLVPSLGINLTLAVDGWGVSLLLLTGIIIFAGVLASFTLKNRAKEFFVLLLVLVAGVFGVFVSQDLFVFFLFYEIAVLPMYLLIGIWGSSNAIAEAGPFKFVWKLLDIGGREYAAMKLTLMLLVGSAFILVAMFAMYVAAGSTSFDMAHLGAFKYDRTLQLWAFPLLWLGFGSLGGVFPFHTWSPDGHASAPTAVSMLHAGVLMKLGAFGVMRVGMVMLPEGAVAWAPLVGAIAVVNVAYGALSAMSQKDLKYIVAYSSVSHMGIVMLGAATLTANGWNGAVYQMFAHGIMTGLFFALVGLVYERAHTRLVPKMGGFARVMPGAAVFFTVAGLSSLGLPGTAGFVAEMLVFLGAWQSMHSWWAIPGVIGAFITAVYVLRAVRMIFWGPGPSEEFHELSDARRTEWGALWILGAALLVFGCWPSLVLDFINTTTPDYLGILTSVGGAR from the coding sequence ATGAACCTGCCCTTGCTCTCGATCATCGTGGCGGCGCCCTTCGTCGCGGGTGTGCTCCTGCTGTTCGTCCCGAGCCGGGTGCTGGGGGCCGTGCGTGCCATCTCCCTGTTGGGCGCTGCCATCTCCCTCACCGGCAGCATCCAGGTCGCGCGCCTCTACGACATGACGGCCGGGGGTCTGCAGCTCCGGGAGTCGTATCCGCTGGTGCCGTCTCTCGGCATCAACCTCACCCTGGCCGTGGACGGCTGGGGCGTGTCCCTGCTGTTGCTCACCGGCATCATCATCTTTGCCGGCGTGCTGGCGAGCTTCACGCTGAAGAACCGCGCCAAGGAGTTCTTCGTCCTGCTCCTGGTGTTGGTGGCCGGCGTGTTCGGCGTGTTCGTCTCGCAGGATCTGTTCGTCTTCTTCCTGTTCTACGAGATCGCCGTGTTGCCGATGTACCTGCTCATCGGCATCTGGGGTTCGAGCAACGCGATCGCGGAAGCGGGCCCCTTCAAGTTCGTGTGGAAGCTCTTGGACATCGGCGGTCGCGAGTACGCCGCCATGAAGCTCACCCTGATGCTCCTGGTGGGCTCGGCTTTCATTCTGGTCGCCATGTTCGCCATGTACGTGGCGGCGGGCAGCACCAGCTTCGACATGGCCCACCTGGGCGCGTTCAAATACGACCGCACCCTGCAGCTGTGGGCGTTTCCCCTGCTGTGGCTGGGCTTCGGCTCCCTCGGCGGCGTGTTCCCGTTCCACACCTGGTCGCCCGACGGCCATGCCTCGGCGCCCACCGCCGTGAGCATGCTCCACGCCGGCGTGCTGATGAAGCTCGGCGCCTTCGGCGTCATGCGCGTGGGCATGGTCATGCTGCCGGAAGGCGCGGTGGCCTGGGCGCCCTTGGTCGGCGCCATCGCCGTCGTGAACGTGGCGTACGGCGCCCTTTCCGCGATGAGCCAAAAAGACCTGAAGTACATCGTCGCGTACTCCTCGGTCAGCCACATGGGCATCGTGATGCTGGGGGCCGCCACGCTGACGGCCAATGGCTGGAACGGCGCCGTGTACCAGATGTTCGCTCACGGCATCATGACGGGGTTGTTCTTCGCCCTGGTGGGCCTGGTGTACGAGCGCGCGCACACGCGGTTGGTCCCCAAGATGGGCGGCTTCGCGCGGGTGATGCCGGGGGCCGCGGTCTTCTTCACCGTCGCGGGGCTCTCTTCTCTGGGCCTACCGGGCACCGCCGGCTTCGTGGCGGAGATGCTGGTGTTCCTCGGAGCCTGGCAGAGCATGCATTCCTGGTGGGCCATCCCCGGCGTGATCGGCGCTTTCATCACCGCGGTGTACGTGTTGCGCGCCGTCCGCATGATCTTCTGGGGGCCCGGCCCCAGCGAGGAGTTCCACGAGCTGAGTGACGCGCGGCGCACGGAATGGGGCGCCCTGTGGATCCTCGGCGCGGCGCTCTTGGTATTCGGCTGCTGGCCTTCGCTGGTGCTCGACTTCATCAACACGACGACGCCGGACTATCTCGGGATCCTCACCTCCGTGGGAGGTGCGCGGTGA
- a CDS encoding NADH-quinone oxidoreductase subunit N yields MNVSAQDLLPLTLDLALLAGILVVFVADLISVGGSGRRLGYLAAAVIASVLVGSFRVDASGVAFSGAYVGDAWALFLKRVFLVSGLLAVLGSLDHVDRHHPGREGEYYLLVMFSLLGMTLLPGVRDLILLIVCFELMGLPLFVLAAFAKTEDKSGTERFAPEAGLKLYLVGVASTAITMFGLSLLYGLSGSTSLERLAATPPSPLLVVAGLMVLSGMAFKIGAVPFHMWVPDTYQGSGTPFVAFLSVAPKLAGFTALAAIFLRALPSTAHSREPVLLAVCATSIVVGNLLALVQTNVKRLLAYSGIGHIGFMLLAFASGQDGTQMLLFYAVAYVVTNMGAFQVVELVEEQVGDTSLTAFNGLARRAPALAFAMLLFLLSLAGIPFVVGFWAKLNVFMTAWQAGLYWLVIVGAVLTVVGLFYYLQVARAMYMMPPPEEAAPKAAPRAALNLSIAVCLAGVVALGAWPSPLLEQARKAARAFYAHDNVAAAPAPTAPVAQR; encoded by the coding sequence GTGAACGTGAGCGCACAGGATCTACTGCCCCTCACGCTGGATCTGGCCCTGTTGGCCGGTATTTTGGTGGTGTTCGTGGCGGATCTGATCAGCGTCGGAGGCTCCGGCCGGCGCCTCGGCTACCTGGCCGCGGCGGTCATCGCCTCCGTGCTGGTGGGCTCCTTCCGCGTGGACGCGAGCGGCGTCGCCTTCTCCGGCGCCTACGTGGGGGACGCCTGGGCGCTGTTCCTCAAGCGTGTGTTCCTGGTCAGCGGGCTGTTGGCGGTGCTCGGTAGCCTGGACCACGTGGACCGCCATCATCCGGGGCGCGAGGGCGAGTACTACCTCTTGGTCATGTTCAGCTTGCTGGGCATGACGCTGCTGCCGGGGGTGCGGGATCTGATCCTGCTGATCGTCTGCTTCGAGCTCATGGGCCTGCCGCTGTTCGTGCTCGCGGCCTTCGCCAAGACGGAAGACAAGAGCGGCACCGAACGCTTCGCGCCAGAGGCGGGCCTCAAGCTCTACCTGGTCGGCGTGGCCAGCACGGCGATCACCATGTTCGGACTGTCGCTCCTGTACGGGCTCTCGGGCTCCACGTCCCTCGAGCGGCTGGCCGCCACGCCGCCGTCCCCCTTGTTGGTGGTGGCGGGGCTCATGGTCCTTTCCGGCATGGCGTTCAAGATCGGCGCCGTGCCGTTCCACATGTGGGTGCCCGACACCTACCAGGGCTCCGGCACGCCTTTCGTGGCGTTCCTTTCAGTGGCGCCCAAGCTGGCGGGCTTCACCGCCTTGGCGGCGATCTTCCTCCGCGCGTTGCCCTCCACCGCGCACTCCCGGGAGCCAGTGCTGCTGGCCGTGTGCGCCACGTCCATCGTGGTCGGCAACCTGCTCGCGTTGGTGCAGACCAACGTGAAGCGCCTCTTGGCCTACTCCGGCATCGGCCACATTGGCTTCATGCTGCTGGCCTTCGCGTCCGGTCAGGACGGCACCCAGATGCTGCTGTTCTACGCCGTCGCCTACGTCGTCACCAACATGGGCGCGTTCCAGGTGGTGGAGCTGGTGGAAGAGCAAGTGGGGGACACCTCCCTCACGGCGTTCAATGGCCTCGCGCGCCGCGCCCCCGCCCTGGCCTTCGCCATGCTCCTGTTCTTGCTGTCGCTGGCGGGCATTCCGTTCGTCGTGGGCTTCTGGGCAAAGCTCAACGTGTTCATGACGGCGTGGCAGGCCGGCCTCTACTGGTTGGTGATCGTCGGCGCCGTGCTCACCGTGGTGGGCCTGTTCTACTACCTGCAGGTCGCCCGAGCGATGTACATGATGCCGCCGCCCGAAGAAGCCGCACCCAAGGCTGCGCCCCGGGCTGCGCTCAACCTCTCCATCGCGGTGTGCCTCGCCGGTGTCGTCGCCCTCGGCGCTTGGCCGTCCCCGTTGCTCGAGCAAGCGCGGAAGGCCGCCCGCGCCTTCTACGCTCACGACAACGTCGCCGCCGCTCCGGCTCCGACGGCGCCCGTCGCCCAGCGCTGA